A section of the Delphinus delphis chromosome 1, mDelDel1.2, whole genome shotgun sequence genome encodes:
- the SMG5 gene encoding nonsense-mediated mRNA decay factor SMG5 isoform X2, translating to MFLHPVDYGRKAEELLWRKVYYEVIQLIKTNKKHIHSRSTLECAYRTHLVAGIGFYQHLLLYIQSHYQLELQCCIDWTHVTDPLIGCKKPVSASGKEMDWAQMACHRCLVYLGDLSRYQNELAGVDTELLAERFYYQALSVAPQIGMPFNQLGTLAGSKYYNVEAMYCYLRCIQSEVSFEGAYGNLKRLYDKAAKMYHQLKKCETRKLSPSKKRCKDIKRLLVNFMYLQSLLQPKSSSVDSELTSLCQSVLEDFNLCLFYLPSSPNLSLASEDEEEYESGYAFLPDLLIFQMVIICLMGVHSLKRAGSKQYSAAIAFTLALFSHLVNHVNIRLQAELEEGENPVPAFQSDGTDEAESKEPLEKVEEPGPEPPPAASQDGEVRKSRKFSRLSCLRRRRHPPKAGDDSDLSEGFDSDSSHDSARASEGSDSGSDKSLEGGGTAFDAETDSEMNSQESRSDLEDMEDEEGTRSPALEPPRARSEAPESLNGPLGPSEASIASNLQAMSTQMFQTKRCFRLAPTFSNLLLQPTTEAPTLASRRPCVNGDVDKPSEPASEEGSESEGSESSGRSCRNERSIQEKLQVLMAEGLLPAVKVFLDWLRTNPDLIIVCAQSSQSLWNRLSVLLNLLPAAGELQESGLVLCPEVQDLLEGCELPDLPSSLLLPEDMALRNLPPLRAAHRRFNFDTDRLLLSTSEETVVRICCIRSFGHFVARLQGSILQFNPEVGIFVSIAQSEQESLLQQAQAQFRMAQEEARRNRLMRDMAQLRLQLEVSQLEGSLQQPKAQSAMSPYLVPDTQALCHHLPVIRQLATSGRFIVIIPRTVIDGLDLLKKEHPGARDGIRYLEAEFKKGNRYIRCQKEVGKSFERHKLKRQDADAWTLYKILDSCKQLTLAQGAGEEDPSGMVTIITGLPLDNPSTLSGPMQAALQAAAHASVDIKNVLDFYKQWKEIG from the exons ATGTTCCTGCACCCGGTGGACTAtgggaggaaggcagaggagcTGCTGTGGAGAAAGGTGTACTACGAAGTTATCCAGCTTATCAAGACTAACAAAAAG CATATCCACAGCCGGAGCACCTTGGAATGTGCCTACAGGACACACCTGGTCGCTGGTATCGGCTTCTACCAGCATCTCCTTCTTTATATCCAGTCCCACTACCAGCTAGAACTGCAGTGCTGCATCGACTGGACCCATGTCACCGACCCCCTCATAG gaTGCAAGAAGCCAGTGTCTGCCTCAGGGAAGGAGATGGATTGGGCACAGATGGCATGCCACCGATGTCTAGTGTACCTGGGGGATTTGT cACGATATCAGAATGAATTAGCTGGCGTAGACACTGAGCTGCTAGCTGAGAGATTTTACTACCAAGCCCTGTCAGTGGCTCCCCAGATTG gaATGCCCTTCAACCAGCTGGGCACACTTGCCGGCAGCAAGTACTATAATGTGGAAGCCATGTATTGCTACCTGCGCTG CATCCAGTCGGAAGTGTCCTTTGAGGGGGCCTATGGGAACCTCAAGCGGCTGTATGACAAGGCAGCCAAAATGTACCACCAGCTGAAGAAGTGCGAGACTCGGAAGCTCTCTCCCAGCAAGAAGCG ATGTAAAGACATTAAGAGGTTGCTGGTGAACTTTATGTATCTGCAAAGCCTCCTGCAGCCCAAAAGCAG CTCTGTGGACTCAGAGCTGACATCACTTTGCCAGTCAGTCCTGGAGGACTTCAACCTCTGTCTCTTCTACCTGCCCTCCTCACCCAACCTCAGCCTGGCCAGTGAGGATGAGGAGGAGTATGAGAGTGGATATGCTTTCCTCCCGGACCTTCTCATCTTTCAGATGGTCATCATCTGCCTTATGGGTGTGCACAGCTTGAAGAGAGCAG GATCCAAGCAGTACAGTGCAGCCATTGCCTTCACCCTGGCCCTCTTCTCCCACCTTGTCAATCATGTCAACATACGGCTGCAAGCTGAGCTGGAAGAGGGCGAGAATCCCGTCCCGGCATTCCAGAGTGATGGCACAG ATGAAGCAGAGTCCAAGGAACCCTTGGAGAAGGTGGAGGAGCCGGGTCCTGAGCCTCCTCCTGCAGCATCTCAAGATGGCGAGGTCAGAAAGAGCCGGAAGTTCTCCCGCCTCTCCTGCCTCCGCCGCCGGCGCCACCCACCCAAAGCTGGTGATGACAGTGACCTGAGTGAAGGCTTTGACTCAGACTCGAGCCATGACTCAGCCCGGGCCAGTGAGGGCTCAGACAGTGGCTCCGACAAGAGCCTTGAAGGTGGGGGAACAGCCTTTGATGCCGAGACAGATTCAGAAATGAACAGCCAAGAGTCCCGATCAGACCTGGAAGATATGGAGGACGAGGAAGGGACACGGTCCCCAGCCCTGGAGCCACCTCGGGCCAGGTCAGAGGCTCCTGAATCCCTCAATGGCCCACTGGGCCCCAGTGAGGCCAGCATTGCCAGCAATCTACAAGCCATGTCCACCCAGATGTTCCAGACTAAACGCTGCTTCCGACTGGCCCCCACCTTCAGCAACCTGCTCCTCCAGCCCACCACCGAAGCTCCCACCTTGGCCAGCCGCAGGCCCTGTGTCAATGGGGATGTGGACAAGCCCTCAGAGCCAG CCTCTGAAGAGGGCTCTGAGTCGGAGGGAAGTGAGTCTAGTGGGCGCTCCTGTCGGAATGAGCGCAGCATCCAGGAGAAGCTGCAAGTCCTGATGGCGGAAGGCCTGCTTCCTGCTGTGAAAGTCTTCCTGGACTGGCTACGGACTAACCCCGACCTCATCATAGTGTGTGCGCAG aGCTCTCAAAGTCTGTGGAACCGCCTCTCTGTGTTGCTTAATCTGTTGCCAGCTGCTGGCGAACTCCAAGAGTCTG GCCTGGTCCTGTGTCCTGAGGTCCAGGATCTTCTTGAAGGTTGTGAACTGCCTGACCTCCCGTCTAGCTTGCTGCTCCCAGAGGACATGGCCCTTCGCAACCTGCCTCCCCTCCGGGCTGCCCACAGACGCTTTAACTTCGACACGGATCGGCTCTTGCTCAGCACCTCAGAGGAG ACGGTCGTGCGCATCTGCTGCATCCGCAGCTTTGGCCACTTCGTTGCCCGCCTGCAAGGCAGCATCCTGCAGTTCAACCCAGAGGTTGGCATCTTCGTCAGCATCGCCCAGTCTGAGCAGGAGAGCCTGCTGCAGCAGGCCCAGGCCCAGTTCCGCATG GCACAGGAGGAAGCTCGGCGGAACAGGCTAATGAGAGACATGGCCCAGCTACGACTTCAG CTCGAGGTCTCTCAGCTGGAAGGGAGCCTGCAGCAGCCCAAGGCCCAGTCAGCAATGTCTCCCTACCTCGTCCCCGACACCCAAGCCCTTTGCCACCACCTCCCTGTCATCCGCCAGCTGGCCACCAGTGGCCGCTTCATTGTCATCATCCCAAGGACAG TGATCGATGGCCTGGATTTGCTGAAGAAGGAACACCCCGGGGCCCGGGATGGGATCCGATACCTGGAGGCAGAGTTTAAAAAAGGGAACAG GTACATTCGCTGCCAGAAAGAGGTGGGGAAGAGCTTTGAGCGGCATAAGCTGAAGAGGCAGGATGCAGATGCCTG GACGCTCTATAAGATCCTGGACAGCTGCAAACAGCTGACTCTGGCCCAGGGGGCAGGTGAGGAGGACCCGAGTGGCATGGTGACCATCATCACAGGCCTTCCACTGGACAACCCCAGCACGCTCTCAGGCCCTATGCAG GCAGCCTTGCAGGCCGCTGCACATGCCAGTGTGGACATCAAGAATGTTCTGGACTTCTACAAGCAGTGGAAGGAGATTGGTTGA
- the SMG5 gene encoding nonsense-mediated mRNA decay factor SMG5 isoform X3: MFGSGHHQSSGCKKPVSASGKEMDWAQMACHRCLVYLGDLSRYQNELAGVDTELLAERFYYQALSVAPQIGMPFNQLGTLAGSKYYNVEAMYCYLRCIQSEVSFEGAYGNLKRLYDKAAKMYHQLKKCETRKLSPSKKRCKDIKRLLVNFMYLQSLLQPKSSSVDSELTSLCQSVLEDFNLCLFYLPSSPNLSLASEDEEEYESGYAFLPDLLIFQMVIICLMGVHSLKRAGSKQYSAAIAFTLALFSHLVNHVNIRLQAELEEGENPVPAFQSDGTDEAESKEPLEKVEEPGPEPPPAASQDGEVRKSRKFSRLSCLRRRRHPPKAGDDSDLSEGFDSDSSHDSARASEGSDSGSDKSLEGGGTAFDAETDSEMNSQESRSDLEDMEDEEGTRSPALEPPRARSEAPESLNGPLGPSEASIASNLQAMSTQMFQTKRCFRLAPTFSNLLLQPTTEAPTLASRRPCVNGDVDKPSEPASEEGSESEGSESSGRSCRNERSIQEKLQVLMAEGLLPAVKVFLDWLRTNPDLIIVCAQSSQSLWNRLSVLLNLLPAAGELQESGLVLCPEVQDLLEGCELPDLPSSLLLPEDMALRNLPPLRAAHRRFNFDTDRLLLSTSEETVVRICCIRSFGHFVARLQGSILQFNPEVGIFVSIAQSEQESLLQQAQAQFRMAQEEARRNRLMRDMAQLRLQLEVSQLEGSLQQPKAQSAMSPYLVPDTQALCHHLPVIRQLATSGRFIVIIPRTVIDGLDLLKKEHPGARDGIRYLEAEFKKGNRYIRCQKEVGKSFERHKLKRQDADAWTLYKILDSCKQLTLAQGAGEEDPSGMVTIITGLPLDNPSTLSGPMQAALQAAAHASVDIKNVLDFYKQWKEIG, from the exons ATGTTTGGCTCTGGCCACCACCAGTCCTCAG gaTGCAAGAAGCCAGTGTCTGCCTCAGGGAAGGAGATGGATTGGGCACAGATGGCATGCCACCGATGTCTAGTGTACCTGGGGGATTTGT cACGATATCAGAATGAATTAGCTGGCGTAGACACTGAGCTGCTAGCTGAGAGATTTTACTACCAAGCCCTGTCAGTGGCTCCCCAGATTG gaATGCCCTTCAACCAGCTGGGCACACTTGCCGGCAGCAAGTACTATAATGTGGAAGCCATGTATTGCTACCTGCGCTG CATCCAGTCGGAAGTGTCCTTTGAGGGGGCCTATGGGAACCTCAAGCGGCTGTATGACAAGGCAGCCAAAATGTACCACCAGCTGAAGAAGTGCGAGACTCGGAAGCTCTCTCCCAGCAAGAAGCG ATGTAAAGACATTAAGAGGTTGCTGGTGAACTTTATGTATCTGCAAAGCCTCCTGCAGCCCAAAAGCAG CTCTGTGGACTCAGAGCTGACATCACTTTGCCAGTCAGTCCTGGAGGACTTCAACCTCTGTCTCTTCTACCTGCCCTCCTCACCCAACCTCAGCCTGGCCAGTGAGGATGAGGAGGAGTATGAGAGTGGATATGCTTTCCTCCCGGACCTTCTCATCTTTCAGATGGTCATCATCTGCCTTATGGGTGTGCACAGCTTGAAGAGAGCAG GATCCAAGCAGTACAGTGCAGCCATTGCCTTCACCCTGGCCCTCTTCTCCCACCTTGTCAATCATGTCAACATACGGCTGCAAGCTGAGCTGGAAGAGGGCGAGAATCCCGTCCCGGCATTCCAGAGTGATGGCACAG ATGAAGCAGAGTCCAAGGAACCCTTGGAGAAGGTGGAGGAGCCGGGTCCTGAGCCTCCTCCTGCAGCATCTCAAGATGGCGAGGTCAGAAAGAGCCGGAAGTTCTCCCGCCTCTCCTGCCTCCGCCGCCGGCGCCACCCACCCAAAGCTGGTGATGACAGTGACCTGAGTGAAGGCTTTGACTCAGACTCGAGCCATGACTCAGCCCGGGCCAGTGAGGGCTCAGACAGTGGCTCCGACAAGAGCCTTGAAGGTGGGGGAACAGCCTTTGATGCCGAGACAGATTCAGAAATGAACAGCCAAGAGTCCCGATCAGACCTGGAAGATATGGAGGACGAGGAAGGGACACGGTCCCCAGCCCTGGAGCCACCTCGGGCCAGGTCAGAGGCTCCTGAATCCCTCAATGGCCCACTGGGCCCCAGTGAGGCCAGCATTGCCAGCAATCTACAAGCCATGTCCACCCAGATGTTCCAGACTAAACGCTGCTTCCGACTGGCCCCCACCTTCAGCAACCTGCTCCTCCAGCCCACCACCGAAGCTCCCACCTTGGCCAGCCGCAGGCCCTGTGTCAATGGGGATGTGGACAAGCCCTCAGAGCCAG CCTCTGAAGAGGGCTCTGAGTCGGAGGGAAGTGAGTCTAGTGGGCGCTCCTGTCGGAATGAGCGCAGCATCCAGGAGAAGCTGCAAGTCCTGATGGCGGAAGGCCTGCTTCCTGCTGTGAAAGTCTTCCTGGACTGGCTACGGACTAACCCCGACCTCATCATAGTGTGTGCGCAG aGCTCTCAAAGTCTGTGGAACCGCCTCTCTGTGTTGCTTAATCTGTTGCCAGCTGCTGGCGAACTCCAAGAGTCTG GCCTGGTCCTGTGTCCTGAGGTCCAGGATCTTCTTGAAGGTTGTGAACTGCCTGACCTCCCGTCTAGCTTGCTGCTCCCAGAGGACATGGCCCTTCGCAACCTGCCTCCCCTCCGGGCTGCCCACAGACGCTTTAACTTCGACACGGATCGGCTCTTGCTCAGCACCTCAGAGGAG ACGGTCGTGCGCATCTGCTGCATCCGCAGCTTTGGCCACTTCGTTGCCCGCCTGCAAGGCAGCATCCTGCAGTTCAACCCAGAGGTTGGCATCTTCGTCAGCATCGCCCAGTCTGAGCAGGAGAGCCTGCTGCAGCAGGCCCAGGCCCAGTTCCGCATG GCACAGGAGGAAGCTCGGCGGAACAGGCTAATGAGAGACATGGCCCAGCTACGACTTCAG CTCGAGGTCTCTCAGCTGGAAGGGAGCCTGCAGCAGCCCAAGGCCCAGTCAGCAATGTCTCCCTACCTCGTCCCCGACACCCAAGCCCTTTGCCACCACCTCCCTGTCATCCGCCAGCTGGCCACCAGTGGCCGCTTCATTGTCATCATCCCAAGGACAG TGATCGATGGCCTGGATTTGCTGAAGAAGGAACACCCCGGGGCCCGGGATGGGATCCGATACCTGGAGGCAGAGTTTAAAAAAGGGAACAG GTACATTCGCTGCCAGAAAGAGGTGGGGAAGAGCTTTGAGCGGCATAAGCTGAAGAGGCAGGATGCAGATGCCTG GACGCTCTATAAGATCCTGGACAGCTGCAAACAGCTGACTCTGGCCCAGGGGGCAGGTGAGGAGGACCCGAGTGGCATGGTGACCATCATCACAGGCCTTCCACTGGACAACCCCAGCACGCTCTCAGGCCCTATGCAG GCAGCCTTGCAGGCCGCTGCACATGCCAGTGTGGACATCAAGAATGTTCTGGACTTCTACAAGCAGTGGAAGGAGATTGGTTGA
- the SMG5 gene encoding nonsense-mediated mRNA decay factor SMG5 isoform X1, with product MSQGPPTGESSEPEAKVLHTKRLYRAVVEAVHRLDLILCNKTAYQEVFKPENISLRNKLRELCVKLMFLHPVDYGRKAEELLWRKVYYEVIQLIKTNKKHIHSRSTLECAYRTHLVAGIGFYQHLLLYIQSHYQLELQCCIDWTHVTDPLIGCKKPVSASGKEMDWAQMACHRCLVYLGDLSRYQNELAGVDTELLAERFYYQALSVAPQIGMPFNQLGTLAGSKYYNVEAMYCYLRCIQSEVSFEGAYGNLKRLYDKAAKMYHQLKKCETRKLSPSKKRCKDIKRLLVNFMYLQSLLQPKSSSVDSELTSLCQSVLEDFNLCLFYLPSSPNLSLASEDEEEYESGYAFLPDLLIFQMVIICLMGVHSLKRAGSKQYSAAIAFTLALFSHLVNHVNIRLQAELEEGENPVPAFQSDGTDEAESKEPLEKVEEPGPEPPPAASQDGEVRKSRKFSRLSCLRRRRHPPKAGDDSDLSEGFDSDSSHDSARASEGSDSGSDKSLEGGGTAFDAETDSEMNSQESRSDLEDMEDEEGTRSPALEPPRARSEAPESLNGPLGPSEASIASNLQAMSTQMFQTKRCFRLAPTFSNLLLQPTTEAPTLASRRPCVNGDVDKPSEPASEEGSESEGSESSGRSCRNERSIQEKLQVLMAEGLLPAVKVFLDWLRTNPDLIIVCAQSSQSLWNRLSVLLNLLPAAGELQESGLVLCPEVQDLLEGCELPDLPSSLLLPEDMALRNLPPLRAAHRRFNFDTDRLLLSTSEETVVRICCIRSFGHFVARLQGSILQFNPEVGIFVSIAQSEQESLLQQAQAQFRMAQEEARRNRLMRDMAQLRLQLEVSQLEGSLQQPKAQSAMSPYLVPDTQALCHHLPVIRQLATSGRFIVIIPRTVIDGLDLLKKEHPGARDGIRYLEAEFKKGNRYIRCQKEVGKSFERHKLKRQDADAWTLYKILDSCKQLTLAQGAGEEDPSGMVTIITGLPLDNPSTLSGPMQAALQAAAHASVDIKNVLDFYKQWKEIG from the exons ATGAGCCAAGGCCCCCCCACAGGGGAGAGCAGCGAGCCCGAAGCAAAGGTCCTCCACACTAAGCGGCTTTACCG GGCCGTGGTGGAGGCTGTGCATCGACTTGACCTCATCCTTTGCAACAAAACTGCTTATCAAGAAGTGTTCAAACCAGAGAACATTAGCTTGAGGAACAA GCTGCGTGAGCTCTGCGTCAAGCTTATGTTCCTGCACCCGGTGGACTAtgggaggaaggcagaggagcTGCTGTGGAGAAAGGTGTACTACGAAGTTATCCAGCTTATCAAGACTAACAAAAAG CATATCCACAGCCGGAGCACCTTGGAATGTGCCTACAGGACACACCTGGTCGCTGGTATCGGCTTCTACCAGCATCTCCTTCTTTATATCCAGTCCCACTACCAGCTAGAACTGCAGTGCTGCATCGACTGGACCCATGTCACCGACCCCCTCATAG gaTGCAAGAAGCCAGTGTCTGCCTCAGGGAAGGAGATGGATTGGGCACAGATGGCATGCCACCGATGTCTAGTGTACCTGGGGGATTTGT cACGATATCAGAATGAATTAGCTGGCGTAGACACTGAGCTGCTAGCTGAGAGATTTTACTACCAAGCCCTGTCAGTGGCTCCCCAGATTG gaATGCCCTTCAACCAGCTGGGCACACTTGCCGGCAGCAAGTACTATAATGTGGAAGCCATGTATTGCTACCTGCGCTG CATCCAGTCGGAAGTGTCCTTTGAGGGGGCCTATGGGAACCTCAAGCGGCTGTATGACAAGGCAGCCAAAATGTACCACCAGCTGAAGAAGTGCGAGACTCGGAAGCTCTCTCCCAGCAAGAAGCG ATGTAAAGACATTAAGAGGTTGCTGGTGAACTTTATGTATCTGCAAAGCCTCCTGCAGCCCAAAAGCAG CTCTGTGGACTCAGAGCTGACATCACTTTGCCAGTCAGTCCTGGAGGACTTCAACCTCTGTCTCTTCTACCTGCCCTCCTCACCCAACCTCAGCCTGGCCAGTGAGGATGAGGAGGAGTATGAGAGTGGATATGCTTTCCTCCCGGACCTTCTCATCTTTCAGATGGTCATCATCTGCCTTATGGGTGTGCACAGCTTGAAGAGAGCAG GATCCAAGCAGTACAGTGCAGCCATTGCCTTCACCCTGGCCCTCTTCTCCCACCTTGTCAATCATGTCAACATACGGCTGCAAGCTGAGCTGGAAGAGGGCGAGAATCCCGTCCCGGCATTCCAGAGTGATGGCACAG ATGAAGCAGAGTCCAAGGAACCCTTGGAGAAGGTGGAGGAGCCGGGTCCTGAGCCTCCTCCTGCAGCATCTCAAGATGGCGAGGTCAGAAAGAGCCGGAAGTTCTCCCGCCTCTCCTGCCTCCGCCGCCGGCGCCACCCACCCAAAGCTGGTGATGACAGTGACCTGAGTGAAGGCTTTGACTCAGACTCGAGCCATGACTCAGCCCGGGCCAGTGAGGGCTCAGACAGTGGCTCCGACAAGAGCCTTGAAGGTGGGGGAACAGCCTTTGATGCCGAGACAGATTCAGAAATGAACAGCCAAGAGTCCCGATCAGACCTGGAAGATATGGAGGACGAGGAAGGGACACGGTCCCCAGCCCTGGAGCCACCTCGGGCCAGGTCAGAGGCTCCTGAATCCCTCAATGGCCCACTGGGCCCCAGTGAGGCCAGCATTGCCAGCAATCTACAAGCCATGTCCACCCAGATGTTCCAGACTAAACGCTGCTTCCGACTGGCCCCCACCTTCAGCAACCTGCTCCTCCAGCCCACCACCGAAGCTCCCACCTTGGCCAGCCGCAGGCCCTGTGTCAATGGGGATGTGGACAAGCCCTCAGAGCCAG CCTCTGAAGAGGGCTCTGAGTCGGAGGGAAGTGAGTCTAGTGGGCGCTCCTGTCGGAATGAGCGCAGCATCCAGGAGAAGCTGCAAGTCCTGATGGCGGAAGGCCTGCTTCCTGCTGTGAAAGTCTTCCTGGACTGGCTACGGACTAACCCCGACCTCATCATAGTGTGTGCGCAG aGCTCTCAAAGTCTGTGGAACCGCCTCTCTGTGTTGCTTAATCTGTTGCCAGCTGCTGGCGAACTCCAAGAGTCTG GCCTGGTCCTGTGTCCTGAGGTCCAGGATCTTCTTGAAGGTTGTGAACTGCCTGACCTCCCGTCTAGCTTGCTGCTCCCAGAGGACATGGCCCTTCGCAACCTGCCTCCCCTCCGGGCTGCCCACAGACGCTTTAACTTCGACACGGATCGGCTCTTGCTCAGCACCTCAGAGGAG ACGGTCGTGCGCATCTGCTGCATCCGCAGCTTTGGCCACTTCGTTGCCCGCCTGCAAGGCAGCATCCTGCAGTTCAACCCAGAGGTTGGCATCTTCGTCAGCATCGCCCAGTCTGAGCAGGAGAGCCTGCTGCAGCAGGCCCAGGCCCAGTTCCGCATG GCACAGGAGGAAGCTCGGCGGAACAGGCTAATGAGAGACATGGCCCAGCTACGACTTCAG CTCGAGGTCTCTCAGCTGGAAGGGAGCCTGCAGCAGCCCAAGGCCCAGTCAGCAATGTCTCCCTACCTCGTCCCCGACACCCAAGCCCTTTGCCACCACCTCCCTGTCATCCGCCAGCTGGCCACCAGTGGCCGCTTCATTGTCATCATCCCAAGGACAG TGATCGATGGCCTGGATTTGCTGAAGAAGGAACACCCCGGGGCCCGGGATGGGATCCGATACCTGGAGGCAGAGTTTAAAAAAGGGAACAG GTACATTCGCTGCCAGAAAGAGGTGGGGAAGAGCTTTGAGCGGCATAAGCTGAAGAGGCAGGATGCAGATGCCTG GACGCTCTATAAGATCCTGGACAGCTGCAAACAGCTGACTCTGGCCCAGGGGGCAGGTGAGGAGGACCCGAGTGGCATGGTGACCATCATCACAGGCCTTCCACTGGACAACCCCAGCACGCTCTCAGGCCCTATGCAG GCAGCCTTGCAGGCCGCTGCACATGCCAGTGTGGACATCAAGAATGTTCTGGACTTCTACAAGCAGTGGAAGGAGATTGGTTGA